A genomic stretch from Desulfolutivibrio sulfodismutans DSM 3696 includes:
- a CDS encoding phage protein Gp37, whose product MSTPYEITAVEDTILAALAPLRASHGVRQVEPYNGDLDPERLAAAVQQWPALLTFYVGGPRADLGQRRIETMGFVVLVCAKHAGDQAKARRGGTGSPGSYPLLRAASALLEGKTLLPGMFPVAVTGVASELQGGGMSVYSLQIEIDQPYLVAG is encoded by the coding sequence CACTATCCTGGCCGCACTGGCCCCCCTGCGGGCCAGCCACGGCGTGCGCCAGGTGGAGCCGTACAACGGCGACCTGGACCCGGAACGCCTGGCGGCGGCCGTGCAGCAGTGGCCCGCCCTACTCACGTTTTATGTCGGCGGCCCGCGCGCCGACCTGGGCCAGCGGCGCATCGAAACCATGGGATTCGTGGTGCTGGTGTGCGCCAAGCACGCCGGGGACCAGGCCAAGGCCCGGCGCGGCGGCACCGGCAGCCCGGGCAGCTATCCGCTGCTTCGGGCCGCGTCGGCGCTCCTGGAGGGCAAGACGTTGCTGCCGGGGATGTTCCCGGTCGCGGTGACGGGCGTGGCCAGCGAACTCCAGGGCGGCGGCATGAGCGTCTATTCTCTGCAAATCGAAATCGACCAGCCCTATCTGGTGGCTGGCTAG